One genomic region from Plasmodium chabaudi chabaudi strain AS genome assembly, chromosome: 7 encodes:
- a CDS encoding protein kinase 1, putative, whose amino-acid sequence MDLIKIYKENDILNDYTNIYFDDENLKNDNKNLTYKISHIIGNGVYGVVYKADCLENSSVVALKQTYQKSTKHFKEIEIMKKLKHPNIVKLKHAFYTLCPNGGVYVHMVMEYGNTDLATSLYYITIKNSEHVNKTFKNVNNSKYIKNDKDNDGKSKNDCTNFNPSGENTKCDNDNQTDNNDNINSVGESENKENPGKSQMSKCDENYTNPPDSNYNDTTKNMNKSENKCKEKNIDTNSYDNSEKEINTSNNSNIKSENDCLNNYGNIINNFNINMLQENINNICSCHNLSDYIKKSFFNENQVKIYLYQLIRATLYLHSLCITHRDIKPQNILIFLNKPNNNNYENESQENKKCVVCIHNSVKFKCIMNKRNMNKNLDENNNSVNNNNVNIQNSIVNNDCNNEQAINNTNTSPNEDNEKDCKKYTSKLNNADENGNYNCSSTPISMSNGKKNNSNTKQVREKRSMSFNNTYKEKHNDNESSDYLDNANKDNCKKALKRSKTDLVVSLQMNQTNTISDEKNEILALSGDNENSIDRFENKKEKNEITNSNNEELDNIYDEKNLDKIYMNSIVYKYIKLCDFNTSTKLKENYKYLSYVCSRYYRAPELLFGSNYYSHAIDTWSIGCVMGELILGKPLFLGDCASDQLVEIIKILGTPNDEDFLSFRSVYKNVKFPNIKPITLKKLISNNSSKESIDLLDKLLQFNPKKRIKLCSALLHNYFDDIRNFKVFNTNTDSDKTNYTLPYITNCFNFTKEELLHYTVEERKILIPSEIRKHKLGEVTQYIDMTLDHFNQLYPNKVNLTG is encoded by the exons atggatttaataaaaatatacaaagaAAATGACATACTAAATGactatacaaatatatattttgatgatgaaaatttaaaaaatgataataaaaatttaacatataaaatttctCATATAATTGGAAATGGAGTATATGGTGTAGTGTACAAAGCGGACTGCCTTGAAAACTCCAGTGTAGTAGCATTAAAACAAACGTATCAAAAAAGTACAAAGCATTTTAAAGAAATTGagattatgaaaaaattaaaacatcCAAATATTGTAAAACTGAAGCATGCTTTTTATACATTATGCCCCAATGGTGGAgtatatgtgcatatgGTTATGGAATATGGAAATACTGATTTAGCTACTTcactttattatataactataaaaaattctgaacatgttaataaaacttttaaaaatgtaaataattctaaatatattaaaaatgacaAAGATAATGATGGAAAATCAAAGAATGATTGTACAAATTTTAATCCATCAGGGGAAAATACGAAATGTGATAATGACAACCAAACTGATAATAACGATAATATAAACTCAGTTGGCGAATCGGAAAATAAGGAAAACCCCGGCAAGTCACAAATGAGCAAATGTGATGAAAATTACACAAATCCACCTGACTCCAATTATAATGATactacaaaaaatatgaacaagtcagaaaataaatgcaaagaaaaaaatattgatacAAATAGCTATGATAATAgcgaaaaagaaataaataccTCAAATAATAGCAATATTAAAAGTGAAAACGATTgcttaaataattatgggaatataataaacaattttaacataaatatgttacaagaaaatattaataatatatgttctTGTCATAATTTAAGcgattatattaaaaaaagtttttttaatgaaaatcaagttaaaatatatttatatcagcTAATTCGAGCaacattatatttacacaGTCTTTGCATTACACACAGGGACATAAAAccacaaaatattttaatttttttaaacaaaccaaataataataactatgaaaatgaaagccaagaaaataaaaaatgtgtggTGTGCATTCACAATTCGGTTAAGTTCAAATgtattatgaataaaagaaatatgaacaaaaatttggatgaaaataataatagtgtaaataataataatgtgaatatacaaaattcgATAGTAAATAACGACTGTAATAATGAACAGgcaataaataatactaaTACGTCACCAAATGAggataatgaaaaagattgcaaaaaatatacttcAAAACTTAATAATGCAGACGAAAATGGGAATTATAATTGTTCCAGTACCCCTATATCTATGtcaaatggaaaaaaaaataattccaaTACTAAACAGGTTAGAGAAAAGCGATCAATGAGTTTTAACAACACATATAAAGAGAAACATAATGATAACGAGAGTTCTGATTATTTAGATAATgcaaataaagataattgtaaaaaagcTTTAAAGAGGAGTAAAACTGATTTAGTAGTCTCTCTTCAAATGAATCAAACAAATACAATTAGtgacgaaaaaaatgaaatattggCTTTATCAGGTGACAATGAAAATAGTATAGATAggtttgaaaataaaaaagaaaaaaatgaaattaccAATTCCAATAATGAAGAATtggataatatatatgatgaaaaaaatttggataaaatatatatgaacagtattgtatataaatatataaaattatgtgattttaatacatctactaaattaaaagaaaattataaatatttaagttATGTGTGTTCAAGATATTATAGAGCACCCGAATTATTATTCGGATCAAACTATTATAGTCATGCCATTGATACATGGTCAATAG GGTGTGTAATGGGAGAGTTGATATTGGGGAAACCTTTATTTCTCGGAGATTGTGCATCTGATCAGTTAGtggaaattattaaaatattaggGACACCAAATGATGAAGATTTTCTTTCATTTCGCagtgtatataaaaatgtaaaatttccaaatataaaaccaattacattaaaaaaattaataagtAATAATTCTTCAAAGGAAAGTATAGATTTATTAGATAAGTTGTTACAATTTAATcccaaaaaaagaataaaattatgtagtgcattattacataattattttgatgaTATTCGAAACTTTAAAGTTTTTAATACTAATACTGATTCGGATAAAACAAACTATACTTTGCCATACATTACAAATTGctttaattttacaaaagAAGAATTATTACATTATACTGTTGaggaaagaaaaatattaataccCTCTGAAATACGGAAACATAAATTAGGTGAAGTAACAcaatatatagatatgaCATTAGATCATTTTAATCAATTATATCCAAACAAAGTTAATTTAACCGGGTAA